In Devosia sp. XK-2, one DNA window encodes the following:
- a CDS encoding ATP-binding protein — protein sequence MQVAIDMGESRGAGPAHMDLEELLATRLLVQGNSGSGKSHLLRRLLEQSAQWVQQCIIDPEGDFVTLSDKYGHLVVDATRTEAELTRIATRVRQHRVSVVLNLEGLDAEQQMRAAAAFLGGMFDADRDYWYPVLVVVDEAQLFAPAAGGEVSDEARKLSLGAMTNLMCRGRKRGLAGVIATQRLAKLAKNVAAEASNFLMGRTFLDIDMARAADLLGMDRRQAEQFRDLARGHFVALGPAISRRPLPIVIGAVETSARSTSPKLTPLPEAPADAADLIFTQDPEELARPIVRRPAPPPPPSTNELLAQVAEARARARAEAPEEPVSLFPEIDEAEREAMIQAVMVELMSDPDAGFRTTAQLYQDFLVRCRIRRVPGDPPALPAFKRLLAVARVAPDEEIASSDGWQQALTLSETLTDDVQGVFLVIAQAALTGAPCPSDATLARLYGTHSSSRARRLLTWFEERGLIVLRTDFRGARIAAFPDLGTETAPGDPNGPDALVDERGAAE from the coding sequence ATGCAGGTCGCCATCGACATGGGAGAAAGCCGGGGTGCCGGCCCAGCCCACATGGATCTCGAGGAATTGCTCGCCACGCGCCTTCTGGTGCAGGGCAATTCGGGGTCTGGCAAATCGCATCTGCTACGCCGCCTGCTGGAGCAATCCGCCCAATGGGTGCAGCAATGCATCATCGATCCCGAGGGCGATTTCGTAACGCTTTCAGATAAATACGGGCACCTGGTCGTCGACGCCACCCGCACCGAGGCCGAATTGACGCGCATTGCCACGCGTGTGCGTCAGCACCGTGTCTCGGTGGTCCTCAACCTTGAAGGGCTCGATGCCGAACAGCAGATGCGCGCCGCAGCCGCCTTTCTGGGCGGCATGTTCGATGCCGACCGCGACTATTGGTATCCTGTCCTTGTCGTCGTCGATGAAGCCCAGCTCTTCGCCCCCGCCGCCGGCGGCGAAGTCTCCGACGAAGCGCGCAAACTCTCGCTCGGCGCCATGACCAATCTCATGTGCCGCGGCCGCAAGCGCGGCCTCGCCGGGGTCATCGCCACCCAGCGCCTGGCCAAGCTGGCCAAGAATGTGGCGGCCGAGGCCAGCAATTTCCTCATGGGCCGCACCTTTCTCGATATCGACATGGCCCGTGCCGCCGATCTTCTGGGCATGGATCGCCGCCAGGCCGAACAGTTCCGCGATCTGGCGCGCGGCCATTTCGTTGCCCTGGGCCCCGCCATTTCCCGGCGCCCCCTGCCCATCGTCATCGGCGCGGTGGAAACCTCGGCCCGCTCGACCAGCCCCAAACTGACGCCTCTGCCCGAGGCACCGGCCGACGCCGCCGACCTTATTTTCACCCAGGACCCCGAGGAACTGGCGCGTCCCATCGTCCGCCGCCCAGCACCACCGCCCCCGCCATCCACCAATGAACTGCTGGCGCAGGTTGCAGAAGCCCGTGCCCGTGCCCGCGCTGAAGCCCCCGAAGAGCCGGTTTCGCTTTTCCCCGAAATCGATGAGGCCGAGCGCGAAGCCATGATTCAGGCCGTCATGGTCGAATTGATGAGCGATCCCGATGCCGGCTTCCGCACCACCGCCCAGCTCTATCAGGATTTTCTCGTCCGCTGCCGCATTCGCCGCGTGCCCGGCGATCCCCCCGCCCTGCCCGCCTTCAAGCGCCTCTTGGCCGTGGCCCGCGTTGCCCCGGATGAAGAGATCGCGTCATCCGATGGCTGGCAGCAGGCATTGACGCTGTCCGAAACCCTGACCGACGACGTGCAAGGCGTTTTCCTCGTCATCGCCCAGGCCGCCCTGACCGGTGCCCCCTGCCCCTCCGACGCCACTCTGGCGCGCCTTTACGGCACCCATTCATCAAGCAGGGCCAGGCGTCTCCTCACGTGGTTCGAAGAGCGCGGATTGATCGTTCTGCGCACCGATTTTCGCGGCGCACGCATCGCCGCCTTCCCCGATCTCGGCACCGAAACCGCCCCCGGCGACCCCAATGGCCCTGACGCTCTCGTCGACGAACGCGGCGCGGCAGAGTAG
- a CDS encoding LysR family transcriptional regulator, producing the protein MGKPDWNQMRALLATVETGSLSAAAKRLGLTQPTLGRQVAALEERLGLAIFERVGRSLVLTEAGQGLVADLKTMGAAAERVSLSAAAQSQSIEGVVRITAADIYAGHVLPPLLERLRREAPAINVQVLAVGAISDLLRREADIAIRHVRPDQDGLIARRCKDTVARIYGTPDLIARLGHPRSGADLARADFVGAMEGNEDFIAEMRRRGVPLDADNFRLTTQSGMTGWEWVRRGLCLGAMVEAVARETPEVKVVVPSIEPIAVPVWLVTHRELHTSRRIRLVFDMLVEFFLKA; encoded by the coding sequence ATGGGCAAACCAGACTGGAACCAGATGCGGGCGCTATTGGCGACCGTGGAAACCGGCTCGCTTTCGGCGGCGGCCAAGCGGCTGGGCCTGACCCAGCCGACACTGGGACGCCAGGTGGCGGCGCTGGAGGAACGCCTGGGGCTGGCCATATTCGAGCGGGTGGGCCGCAGCCTGGTCCTGACTGAAGCAGGACAGGGGCTGGTGGCCGACCTCAAGACCATGGGCGCGGCGGCCGAAAGGGTGAGCCTGTCGGCAGCGGCGCAATCGCAATCGATCGAGGGCGTGGTGCGGATCACGGCGGCCGATATTTATGCCGGGCATGTCTTGCCGCCCTTGCTCGAAAGGCTCAGGCGGGAGGCGCCGGCCATTAATGTGCAGGTCCTGGCGGTGGGCGCGATCAGTGACCTGTTGCGGCGCGAGGCCGATATTGCCATCCGGCATGTGCGTCCCGACCAGGATGGGTTGATCGCCCGGCGTTGCAAGGACACCGTGGCCCGCATTTATGGCACGCCCGACCTTATCGCGCGGCTGGGCCATCCGCGCAGCGGCGCGGACCTGGCCCGGGCCGATTTTGTCGGGGCCATGGAGGGCAATGAAGATTTCATTGCCGAAATGCGGCGACGCGGCGTGCCGCTGGACGCTGACAACTTCCGTCTCACCACGCAAAGCGGCATGACAGGCTGGGAATGGGTGCGCCGGGGCCTTTGCCTGGGGGCTATGGTCGAGGCGGTGGCGCGCGAAACCCCGGAGGTGAAGGTGGTGGTGCCATCCATCGAACCCATAGCGGTGCCGGTTTGGCTGGTGACGCATCGCGAATTGCATACCAGCCGGCGGATCCGGCTCGTCTTCGATATGCTGGTGGAGTTTTTCCTAAAGGCATAG
- a CDS encoding aldose 1-epimerase family protein, whose amino-acid sequence MQLTRIANDQITVDVAALGAEMQSIQTRDGRHWLWHGDAAHWTGRSPILFPIVGKAPNDTISVEGLRLQMSQHGFARRSNFELVVEESDRCVYRLTASEASRAMYPFDFQLDVEHVVEGRAVVVSTEVTNRDHRVMPFGIGFHPAFAWPLPGAEGRPHLVELDEGGAPALHRLSGGLVEPEALPSPFENGRLVLEQNLFAQDAMLFPEGAGAGLLYGPEAGPQVHFTWENLPNFALWTKPGGDFICLEPWHGTAAEVGGSDELGERPFSELLGPGARARYSFRAELRG is encoded by the coding sequence ATGCAATTGACCCGTATCGCCAATGATCAGATCACTGTCGATGTGGCCGCCTTGGGCGCGGAGATGCAATCGATCCAGACACGAGATGGGCGCCATTGGCTCTGGCACGGCGACGCCGCCCATTGGACGGGGCGCTCTCCCATTCTCTTTCCGATCGTGGGCAAGGCGCCCAATGACACGATCAGCGTCGAAGGCCTGCGCCTGCAGATGAGCCAGCACGGCTTTGCACGGCGCAGCAATTTCGAACTGGTGGTGGAAGAAAGCGACCGTTGCGTCTACCGGCTGACGGCCTCAGAGGCCAGCCGGGCCATGTATCCTTTCGATTTCCAGCTCGACGTGGAGCATGTGGTGGAAGGGCGCGCGGTGGTTGTGTCGACCGAGGTCACCAATCGCGATCATCGCGTCATGCCGTTTGGCATCGGTTTTCATCCGGCCTTTGCCTGGCCGCTGCCGGGTGCCGAGGGACGGCCGCATCTGGTCGAACTCGATGAAGGCGGCGCGCCGGCGCTGCACCGGCTTTCGGGCGGGCTGGTGGAGCCGGAGGCCCTGCCGTCTCCCTTTGAAAATGGCCGGCTGGTGCTGGAACAAAACCTGTTCGCTCAAGACGCTATGCTGTTCCCCGAGGGGGCGGGCGCGGGTCTGCTTTATGGACCGGAGGCAGGGCCGCAGGTGCATTTCACCTGGGAAAACCTGCCCAATTTCGCGCTCTGGACCAAGCCGGGCGGCGATTTTATCTGTCTCGAGCCATGGCATGGCACGGCGGCAGAGGTGGGCGGCTCGGACGAGTTGGGCGAACGGCCGTTTTCCGAACTGCTGGGGCCGGGCGCGCGGGCGCGGTATTCGTTCAGGGCGGAATTGCGGGGGTAG
- the msrB gene encoding peptide-methionine (R)-S-oxide reductase MsrB — MDGHAFPVTRTDAEWRQRLTDEQYYIMRQHGTERPGSCALLHEKRQGTFACAGCDTPLFASTLKFESGTGWPSFNDPIPGSVETTTDRSHGMVRTEVHCATCGSHLGHVFPDGPPPTGLRYCINGVALNFIANE, encoded by the coding sequence ATGGACGGCCATGCTTTCCCTGTAACCCGGACCGATGCCGAATGGCGCCAGCGCCTGACGGACGAACAATATTACATCATGCGTCAGCATGGCACCGAGCGTCCCGGCTCCTGTGCCTTGCTGCATGAAAAGCGCCAGGGCACTTTTGCCTGTGCTGGCTGCGATACGCCGCTCTTTGCCTCAACGCTGAAATTTGAAAGCGGCACGGGCTGGCCGAGCTTTAACGACCCCATTCCCGGTTCGGTGGAGACCACGACCGACCGCAGCCATGGCATGGTCCGCACCGAGGTGCATTGCGCCACCTGCGGCTCGCATCTGGGCCACGTCTTCCCCGATGGCCCGCCGCCCACCGGGCTGCGCTATTGCATCAATGGGGTGGCGCTCAATTTCATCGCCAACGAATGA
- a CDS encoding response regulator, translating to MKRILLAEDDNDMRQFLTRALKNAGYEVVSFDNGLSAYERLREEPFSLLLSDIVMPEMDGIELARRATELDPDLKVMFITGFAAVALNPDSDAPKDASVLSKPFHLKDLVNEVERLLAA from the coding sequence ATGAAGCGAATCCTGCTCGCCGAAGATGACAACGATATGCGCCAATTTCTGACGCGGGCCCTCAAGAATGCCGGCTATGAGGTGGTCTCGTTCGACAATGGCCTGAGCGCCTATGAGCGGTTGCGCGAGGAACCGTTTTCGCTGCTGCTGAGCGATATTGTGATGCCGGAAATGGACGGTATCGAGCTGGCACGCCGGGCAACCGAGCTCGACCCGGATCTCAAAGTGATGTTCATTACCGGCTTTGCAGCGGTTGCCCTGAACCCTGATAGCGACGCGCCCAAGGATGCCTCGGTACTCTCCAAGCCGTTCCATCTCAAGGACCTGGTCAACGAGGTTGAGCGGCTGCTAGCGGCCTGA
- a CDS encoding pyridoxamine 5'-phosphate oxidase family protein, producing MTTITSLDQLHALYQPAPVPASTVKVAHGVTPEYRRLIEASPFVALATIGPEGMDCSPRGDKPGFVRIHDHKTLMMPDRRGNNRIDSLRNILRDPRCAFLFLIPGSGTTLRVNGRAHLSIDPDLLQSFAIEDKAPRSVIVMEIDELYFQCARAIIRSELWNPERHVDPSTLPSPGQILASMTQNQVGGESYDQAWPERAKQTMW from the coding sequence ATGACCACCATAACCTCTCTCGACCAGCTTCATGCGCTCTACCAGCCTGCCCCCGTTCCTGCCTCCACCGTCAAGGTCGCCCATGGCGTGACGCCCGAATATCGGCGCTTGATCGAGGCCAGCCCCTTTGTCGCGCTGGCGACTATTGGCCCTGAAGGCATGGATTGCTCGCCGCGCGGAGACAAGCCGGGCTTTGTCCGCATTCATGACCATAAGACGCTGATGATGCCCGACCGACGCGGCAATAACCGCATCGATAGCCTGCGCAACATCCTACGCGACCCGCGCTGCGCTTTCCTCTTCCTCATTCCCGGCTCGGGCACCACTTTGCGCGTCAACGGTCGGGCCCATCTCTCGATCGATCCCGATCTTCTGCAAAGCTTCGCCATCGAGGACAAGGCGCCCCGCTCGGTCATCGTCATGGAAATCGACGAGCTCTATTTCCAATGCGCCCGCGCCATCATCCGTTCCGAACTCTGGAACCCGGAGCGCCATGTCGATCCTTCGACCCTGCCCAGTCCGGGGCAGATTCTGGCCTCCATGACGCAAAATCAGGTCGGCGGCGAGAGCTATGATCAGGCTTGGCCCGAGCGGGCCAAGCAGACCATGTGGTAG
- a CDS encoding methyltransferase domain-containing protein, whose product MAITFPGELHDRNPTMAELSAFWDRLADKYAAQPIADEQVYRTKLARTQAHLTPDMDIFEFGCGTGGTAIAHAPHVRSVRAVDFSARMLEMARARAAEAGVGNVSFERGDITTMAIPPESYDMVLGLSILHLLENRQAVIARVFDILKPGGRFVSSTACLGDSMKWFGYVAPLGRAIGLLPMLNVMTPDQLRADMQQAGFVIEHDWRPAPKAALFLIARKPA is encoded by the coding sequence ATGGCCATTACATTTCCAGGCGAATTGCACGACCGGAACCCGACCATGGCCGAACTGAGCGCATTCTGGGATCGGCTGGCGGACAAATATGCCGCCCAGCCTATTGCCGATGAACAGGTCTACCGCACCAAGCTGGCGCGCACCCAGGCCCATCTCACCCCGGATATGGATATATTCGAATTTGGCTGCGGCACCGGCGGCACGGCCATTGCCCATGCGCCCCATGTCCGAAGCGTCCGCGCCGTGGATTTTTCTGCCCGCATGCTCGAAATGGCCCGCGCCCGCGCCGCTGAGGCCGGCGTCGGCAATGTCAGCTTCGAGCGCGGCGACATCACCACCATGGCCATTCCGCCCGAAAGCTACGACATGGTGTTGGGCCTCTCCATCCTGCACCTGCTCGAGAACCGGCAGGCCGTGATCGCACGGGTCTTCGATATCCTCAAGCCCGGCGGCCGCTTCGTTTCCAGCACGGCTTGTCTCGGCGACAGCATGAAATGGTTCGGCTATGTGGCGCCGCTCGGCCGGGCCATCGGGCTTTTGCCCATGCTCAATGTCATGACGCCCGATCAATTGCGCGCCGATATGCAGCAGGCCGGCTTCGTCATCGAACATGACTGGCGGCCCGCCCCCAAGGCCGCGCTTTTCCTCATTGCCCGCAAGCCCGCCTGA
- a CDS encoding N-formylglutamate amidohydrolase has protein sequence MARKRRYRFTGKAMLPQVLAGKSAKQGGGVRSDYWDQPAFETVRPRRLVAPVVFNSPHSGRVYPERFLNMARLDHLSIRQSEDAYVDELFGRAPHLGAPLLRAHFPRAYLDVNREPWELDPTMFVEPLSDRFNTSSPRVAAGLGTLARVVAENKPIYRERLTLEDARMRIEGIYHPYHAALQKLLSESMASFGLAVLIDCHSMPRLGRHGERATPDIVLGDRYGTTCAAPLVDLVETVFASAGLRVARNRPYAGGFCTRAYGRPQHGVHALQIEISRHLYMNEVTLEKNAGFETIKALIERLIMTLVGLDLVTLAGVSTLPEQAAAE, from the coding sequence ATGGCCCGGAAACGCCGATATCGGTTCACCGGCAAGGCCATGCTCCCACAGGTGCTGGCGGGTAAATCCGCCAAACAGGGAGGCGGCGTGCGGTCCGACTATTGGGATCAACCGGCATTCGAGACGGTGCGGCCACGACGGCTGGTTGCCCCCGTCGTCTTCAACTCGCCCCATTCGGGCCGTGTCTATCCTGAACGCTTCCTCAATATGGCGCGGCTCGATCATCTTTCGATCCGCCAATCCGAAGACGCCTATGTCGACGAGCTTTTCGGCCGGGCGCCACATCTGGGCGCGCCGCTTTTGCGCGCGCATTTCCCCAGGGCCTATCTCGACGTCAATCGCGAGCCCTGGGAACTCGACCCCACAATGTTCGTCGAGCCGCTCTCGGACCGGTTCAACACCTCATCGCCGCGGGTCGCGGCGGGCCTGGGCACGCTGGCGCGGGTCGTGGCCGAGAACAAGCCGATCTATCGCGAACGGCTCACCCTGGAAGATGCGCGCATGCGCATCGAGGGCATTTATCACCCCTATCATGCCGCCTTGCAAAAACTGCTCTCCGAGAGCATGGCCAGCTTCGGTCTCGCCGTTTTGATAGACTGCCATTCCATGCCGCGCCTGGGCCGGCATGGCGAACGGGCAACGCCCGATATCGTGCTTGGCGACCGCTATGGCACCACCTGCGCCGCCCCACTGGTCGATCTGGTCGAAACCGTCTTTGCCTCGGCGGGGCTGCGGGTTGCCCGCAACCGCCCCTATGCCGGCGGCTTCTGCACAAGGGCCTATGGCCGGCCGCAACATGGCGTGCACGCGCTGCAGATCGAAATCAGCCGCCACCTATATATGAACGAGGTGACGCTGGAGAAGAATGCCGGCTTCGAAACCATCAAGGCGCTGATCGAACGGCTGATCATGACGCTTGTGGGCCTCGATCTGGTGACCCTGGCCGGCGTCTCGACCTTGCCCGAACAGGCCGCCGCCGAGTAA
- the hrpB gene encoding ATP-dependent helicase HrpB: MPQPFPPLPIDAALPMLKEALDQGISAVLVAQPGAGKTTRVPLALLDAPWRRDGRIIMLEPRRLAARAAARHMAGLLGEQVGQTVGYRVRMETKVSARTRIEVVTEGVFTRLLLDDPELSGIAAVIFDEFHERSLDGDLGLALALDARALRPDLRILVMSATIDGARVAELLDHAPVIDSPGRTFPVETVHSEPDPLQRLEDQVASATLAAMREHEGSALVFLPGQGEITRTAGRLADRLPPHTDLAPLYGQLSPAEQDRAIQPAPEGRRKIVLATSIAETSLTIEGIRIVIDSGFRRVPVYEPATGMTTLATRRVSRAGADQRRGRAGRTSPGVCIRLWNAGQTAALEPFDTPEILAADLSSLVLDLANWGVTDPRALAFLDLPPAPAWAEAKALLVRLDALDPTGQLTTAGKALARLPLHPRLAHMILAGAEDGDAGTAAELAVLLGERGLGSEDTDLGRRLERFRTDRSRRADDARAMARRWAKLAGGAAGEQLSAGHHLARAFPDRVAQPAGPRGRFRLANGRQAQLDETHALAGAPFLVIADVTGSATQGRIRSAAALEATDLEALFAGHITNQTTLRFDAATGAVRARRERRLDALRLADETAPVTDLETAANLLAEAALKRPETLPWSKDQKALRARATFLHQSLAADWPDLSDAALAADATWLAPHLLGETRLAAINADHLGAALETLLPWTKKQEMEKLLPSHFHAPSGSHIPIDYAAENGPALEIRVQELFGLDRHPSIANGKIPLLLVLLSPAHRPIQTTRDLPGFWRGSWQDVARDLKGRYPRHPWPDDPIAAPATSRAKPRGT; encoded by the coding sequence ATGCCCCAGCCCTTCCCGCCTTTGCCGATCGACGCTGCGCTGCCAATGCTCAAAGAGGCGCTGGACCAGGGCATCTCGGCGGTCCTCGTCGCCCAGCCCGGCGCCGGCAAGACCACGCGCGTGCCGCTGGCCCTGCTCGATGCCCCCTGGCGACGCGATGGCCGCATCATCATGCTTGAGCCGCGACGCCTGGCTGCCCGTGCCGCGGCCCGGCATATGGCCGGGCTCTTGGGCGAGCAGGTCGGCCAGACCGTGGGCTATCGCGTGCGCATGGAAACGAAAGTCTCCGCCAGGACGCGGATCGAAGTGGTAACTGAGGGCGTGTTCACCCGGCTGCTGCTGGACGATCCGGAGCTGAGCGGCATTGCAGCCGTCATCTTCGATGAGTTTCACGAACGGAGCCTGGACGGCGATTTGGGGCTCGCCCTGGCATTGGATGCCCGCGCCCTGCGGCCCGACCTTAGAATTCTTGTCATGTCCGCCACCATCGATGGCGCCCGCGTCGCCGAACTGCTCGATCATGCCCCGGTCATCGACAGTCCCGGCCGCACCTTTCCGGTCGAAACCGTCCATTCCGAACCCGATCCGCTGCAGCGTCTCGAGGATCAGGTCGCCAGCGCCACGCTCGCGGCCATGCGCGAACATGAAGGCTCGGCCCTGGTTTTCCTGCCCGGTCAGGGCGAGATTACCCGCACCGCCGGACGGCTGGCGGACCGCCTGCCCCCTCACACCGACCTGGCGCCGCTTTATGGCCAATTGTCCCCGGCCGAGCAGGATCGCGCCATCCAGCCCGCGCCGGAAGGCCGGCGCAAAATCGTTCTGGCCACCTCGATTGCCGAAACCTCCTTGACCATTGAAGGAATACGCATCGTCATCGATAGCGGTTTTCGGCGCGTGCCGGTCTATGAGCCGGCCACCGGCATGACCACGCTGGCCACGCGCCGCGTCTCCCGCGCCGGAGCCGATCAGCGCCGCGGCCGCGCCGGCCGCACCAGTCCGGGCGTTTGCATCCGCCTCTGGAATGCGGGACAAACCGCCGCTCTCGAGCCTTTCGACACGCCCGAAATCCTGGCGGCCGACCTGTCCAGCCTTGTACTCGATCTGGCCAATTGGGGTGTCACCGACCCCAGGGCCCTCGCCTTTCTCGATCTCCCGCCCGCCCCCGCCTGGGCCGAAGCCAAGGCGCTCCTTGTCCGGCTCGACGCGCTCGACCCGACCGGCCAGCTCACCACAGCGGGCAAAGCCCTGGCCAGGCTGCCCCTCCATCCCCGGCTGGCCCATATGATCCTGGCCGGTGCCGAAGACGGCGACGCCGGCACAGCCGCAGAGCTGGCCGTCCTGTTGGGCGAGCGCGGGCTGGGCAGCGAGGATACCGATCTCGGCCGCCGCCTCGAGCGTTTCCGCACCGACCGCTCACGCCGGGCCGACGACGCAAGAGCCATGGCCAGGCGCTGGGCGAAGCTGGCCGGTGGGGCCGCGGGCGAACAGCTTTCCGCCGGCCATCATCTCGCCCGGGCTTTCCCCGACCGGGTCGCCCAGCCAGCCGGGCCGCGCGGCCGCTTCCGGCTGGCCAATGGACGCCAGGCGCAATTGGACGAAACCCATGCGCTCGCCGGCGCGCCTTTCCTCGTCATTGCCGATGTCACCGGCAGCGCCACCCAGGGCCGCATCCGCTCCGCCGCCGCGCTCGAGGCAACGGATCTGGAAGCGCTGTTTGCCGGCCACATCACAAACCAGACCACGCTGCGTTTTGATGCGGCAACGGGCGCTGTCCGCGCCCGTCGGGAGCGACGCCTCGACGCACTGCGACTGGCCGACGAAACCGCGCCCGTCACCGACCTTGAGACAGCCGCCAACCTCCTGGCAGAAGCAGCGCTGAAGCGCCCCGAGACTCTGCCCTGGTCGAAGGATCAAAAGGCCCTGCGCGCTCGCGCCACTTTTCTGCACCAGTCCTTGGCTGCGGACTGGCCGGACCTTTCCGACGCCGCGCTTGCAGCCGACGCTACCTGGTTGGCACCGCATCTGCTGGGCGAAACCCGCCTCGCTGCCATCAATGCCGACCATCTGGGCGCCGCGCTCGAAACCTTGCTGCCATGGACGAAGAAGCAGGAGATGGAAAAACTCCTGCCCAGTCATTTCCACGCCCCGTCGGGCAGCCATATCCCCATAGACTATGCCGCCGAGAATGGCCCGGCGCTGGAAATCCGCGTGCAGGAGCTATTCGGGCTCGACCGCCATCCATCCATCGCCAATGGCAAAATTCCGCTATTGCTGGTGCTGCTCTCACCGGCCCACCGCCCCATCCAGACCACACGCGACCTGCCCGGTTTCTGGCGCGGAAGCTGGCAGGATGTGGCGCGCGACCTCAAGGGGCGCTATCCACGCCACCCCTGGCCCGACGATCCTATCGCCGCGCCGGCGACGAGCAGAGCGAAACCAAGGGGGACATAG
- a CDS encoding PAS domain S-box protein produces MGEDGNGAGTMDEDSRFRLLVDSITDYAIYMLDTNGVVTTWNKGAEHIKGYRADEIVGRHFSIFYTPEDRASGLPERALAAALRDGRFESEGWRVRKDGSRFWTNVVVHTIRQADGTAIGFAKITRDLTDRKKAQTALAESEEQFRRLVLNVTDYAIYMLDANGVVTTWNQGAERIKGYCASEIVGKHFSTFYPEEDRARGLPQRGLETARREGHFQAEGWRVRKDGTRFWASVVIDAIYAEDGTVVGFAKITRDVTERMEQQKRLDQAREELFQAQKIEAIGQLTGGVAHDFNNLLMVVLGSLEALGRRLSLDSRESRLLDNALQAAQRGSQLTQRMLAFARKQELEQKPVDLPDLVRGMSELLGHTLGSSIQIETRFPLSLPKVFADPNQLDSVLLNLAVNARDAMPDGGSLVISARPAEAEADDPHLQQGRYVVLAVTDSGQGMDPDTLARATDPFFTTKGVGKGTGLGLSMVQGIAEQSGGRMQIESRVGVGTNVQIWLKAVDETAAPCQPERQDGQAAPAGMDRKLTVLAVDDDALVLLNTVMILEELGHDVVEAHSGEKALAVLEQRRDIDVLITDQAMPHMTGVALAREVAGRWPNLPVILASGYAEINDARALRLPRLAKPFGRIELERVLRRVSEGMGSAVAR; encoded by the coding sequence ATGGGCGAAGACGGCAATGGGGCCGGCACAATGGATGAAGATTCGCGCTTTCGACTGCTCGTGGATTCCATTACCGATTATGCCATCTATATGCTCGATACCAATGGCGTGGTGACGACCTGGAACAAGGGCGCCGAACACATCAAGGGCTATAGGGCCGACGAAATTGTCGGACGGCATTTTTCCATCTTTTATACCCCGGAAGATCGCGCCAGCGGCTTGCCGGAGCGTGCGCTGGCAGCAGCGCTGCGCGATGGGCGGTTTGAATCGGAAGGCTGGCGGGTCCGCAAGGACGGCAGCAGGTTCTGGACCAATGTCGTGGTGCATACAATCCGCCAAGCCGACGGCACCGCAATCGGCTTTGCCAAGATCACCCGGGACCTGACCGACCGGAAAAAGGCGCAGACTGCCCTGGCCGAGAGCGAGGAGCAATTCCGCCGCCTCGTGCTCAATGTGACGGACTATGCCATCTATATGCTCGACGCCAATGGCGTGGTGACGACCTGGAACCAGGGCGCCGAGCGCATCAAGGGCTATTGTGCCTCCGAGATCGTGGGCAAGCATTTTTCCACCTTTTACCCCGAGGAAGACCGCGCCCGCGGCCTGCCGCAGCGGGGGCTGGAGACAGCCCGGCGCGAGGGGCATTTTCAGGCCGAGGGTTGGCGTGTGCGCAAGGACGGGACGCGGTTCTGGGCCAGTGTGGTGATCGACGCCATCTATGCCGAGGACGGCACGGTGGTCGGTTTCGCCAAGATCACCCGCGACGTGACCGAGCGCATGGAACAGCAAAAGCGCCTCGACCAGGCGCGCGAAGAGTTGTTCCAGGCACAAAAGATTGAGGCCATCGGCCAGCTCACAGGCGGGGTGGCGCATGATTTCAACAATCTTCTCATGGTGGTGCTGGGAAGCCTGGAAGCCCTGGGCAGGCGCTTGTCGCTGGACAGCCGGGAGTCCAGGTTGCTCGATAATGCCTTGCAGGCCGCCCAGCGGGGCTCGCAATTGACCCAGCGCATGCTCGCTTTTGCCCGCAAGCAGGAACTGGAGCAGAAACCGGTGGATTTGCCCGACCTGGTGCGCGGAATGAGCGAGCTGCTCGGGCATACGCTTGGCTCATCGATCCAGATCGAAACACGATTTCCCCTGAGCCTGCCCAAGGTCTTCGCCGATCCCAATCAGCTTGATTCAGTGCTGCTCAATCTGGCCGTCAATGCGCGCGACGCGATGCCCGATGGCGGTTCGCTGGTCATTTCGGCGCGGCCGGCCGAGGCGGAGGCGGATGACCCGCATCTGCAACAGGGACGCTATGTCGTCCTGGCCGTCACCGATAGCGGCCAGGGCATGGACCCCGACACGTTGGCCCGGGCGACCGACCCCTTCTTTACCACCAAGGGCGTGGGTAAGGGCACGGGGCTGGGTCTGTCCATGGTGCAAGGCATAGCGGAGCAATCGGGTGGGCGGATGCAGATCGAGAGCCGTGTCGGGGTGGGCACCAATGTGCAAATCTGGCTCAAGGCGGTGGATGAAACCGCCGCGCCCTGCCAACCCGAGCGGCAGGATGGTCAGGCCGCCCCCGCCGGCATGGACCGAAAGCTCACAGTCCTTGCGGTCGATGACGATGCGCTGGTGCTTCTCAACACGGTCATGATCCTTGAGGAACTGGGCCATGACGTGGTCGAGGCGCATTCGGGCGAAAAGGCCCTGGCCGTGCTGGAGCAAAGGCGCGATATCGATGTCCTGATCACCGATCAGGCCATGCCGCATATGACCGGCGTGGCCCTGGCGAGGGAGGTCGCCGGCCGGTGGCCAAACCTGCCCGTCATTCTGGCCAGCGGTTATGCTGAAATCAACGACGCTCGGGCGCTCCGGCTACCCAGGCTGGCCAAACCCTTCGGGCGGATCGAATTGGAGCGGGTGCTGCGCCGGGTTTCGGAAGGGATGGGATCGGCTGTCGCGCGGTAA